AGCTCACGAACTTCGCCAGCCCCTTGTCCGCGCAGACCTTGGTCAAGGCTGCCGTCAAGGTCGTCTTGCCGTGGTCCACGTGCCCGATTGTCCCGATGTTCACGTGCGGCTTCCGCCGCTCAAATTTCGCCTTCGCCATACATCACGCTCCTTGTCAGGACACTGAAGGTTTGATCCCGGCGCGCATAACTTTCAACTCGCTCCGGATCGGGCTAGCTCTGCCTGGAGCCCACGACGCGGATCGAACGCGTGACCTCGTCCTTACCAAGGACGTGCTCTACCAACTGAGCTACGTGGGCGTTCCTCGTTAATCGTGAATCGCTATTTGTTAACCGCAAGACAAACCTTCCAGAAAGTTTCACTGGCCCGCTGTTTCACGTTTAACGAATAACGCCTCACGCTCCCCCATTGGAGCGGGCGGTGGGAATTGAACCCACGACAGCCAGCTTGGAAGGCTGGGACTCTACCACTGAGCTACGCCCGCCCATCGTTGAGCGCTGAGTAGTCAGTGCTGAGTTTGAACCATGATGTCCAATTCTCTCAGCACTCACTACTCGACACTCAGACCTTACCTGCATCCGGTTTTGGTGGGCAGGCAAGGATTCGAACCTTGGAAGACATAAGCCAGCAGATTTACAGTCTGCCCCCTTTGGCCACTTGGGTACCTGCCCAAACTTATGCGCGTGATTTCGTTGACACGAAGAATCATCACGATCTGCTGCTTCTGATCCTTGCAAAACAAGAGTAGGCCTGTCCACCCACAGCTCCCCCTCTCCTTTAAAAAAGGAGATAAATAATGAGCTGCGGAGACAGCTTTGTTCAGGAAACGCTCGATTCTATTGACGAAGTTGCGCGATGTCAAGCCCCGATGGCCAAATCTTCAAATTTTTTCTCTTCGGGCCGTCCTGTGAGAGGATCTTCGCGCAATTTGCCTTCGCAACATTCCCTCAGACCCATCAGAGACGCAGACCGAAAATTGAATCTAAGCCTCTGGAATAATTTCAGAATCCCGATCGCCCAGAACCGACTCACATATTTTATTCGCAGGTGGACTGCACTCTTGAGCGAGTCGCTGTGGAAGCAAGAACTTTCATGGCATCGCTGACAAGATTAGGAGGAAAACCAAGGGCGGTATCCATCAAGACCTTCGCTTCCTGCCGGGACAGTCGTGACGCAGGGGCGAGAAATCGTTTATGGGTGACTCCTCGCTCCGTCGGATCCTCCGGCTCATAATATCCGCGGAGCGTTCCTTCAAAGTCTGCCTCTTTCAAACGGCGCAGCCATTCCTCGCGTTGCTTACCTGACTTCATCACCGCACGTCCTGATCCCTTGGTAACATCGAGTTGATTCCATACCACCCACCCAATAAAAACTGCCCAGGTCTCATTGAGGGCCTCCCATGATTCGCGGTCCGTCAAGAACCGCTCCTCGGTTTCGGTCTTTCTCTGAACGATTGGCGTAATCAGTACCGTTCCATAGTGACACTGCTGTTGTGCGCGCGCAAACCTCAGGATCGGCTGTTGCTGAGACTCTGGTGACACCGATTCGGCGGCTGTAACGAGATAGTCGATGTAGGCGTGAAAGAGCTCATGATAGAGTGTCTCGATTTCCTTATGCGTCATCTGGCCGAGCGGTCGCAAGGTAGCTCCCGCTGCATTGAAGGAAAGCGATCGGTTCAGCACCATGCGATGGTCATCGAGGTGATACTCCGCTGCAAAGGTTTGCAAATCATCGAACTGGAACCGAATAAACTCCTGCGGAATTGCTCGCAAGAACCTGGTTGGTAATCCAAGCTTATCCGCTTCTCCAAGCAATTGCGCCCACATTCGTTCATAGGAGACAGCGTGGGTGTCGGCAATCACAAGCTCGGACTGCAACGCACTCATAGACACCAGCAGAACAACTGCCAGAAGCCTCCACCTCGCGGGAATTATCGAGCATCGTTTCATGGGATGAGCACTGTATACTGTATAAGGACCGAGGCATCCGATCACACCAGCCTCTGATCCGCAATTGACGCTCGTAACTAGTATCGGCTGTGATAGTCACCCCAGCCAGAGCGTTGGTCTTCCTCAACCAGTGTGAGCTGGTCAAACAGCGCCGGAGAGACATGGTCCAGGAATCGCGTGGGCTTCGACAGGAGCATGCCGCTACCTTTGTCGAAGACATTGATTGGATACGTCAGGTAGAGATACCGCTTGGCTCTCGTCACCGCTACGTAAAAGAGACGCCGTTCCTCCTCTAATTCTTCATCCGTGACGAACGAATAGGGGGAGGGGAACTTGCCATCGACGAGCCAGATCACGAACACACATTGCCATTCCAAGCCTTTCGCCGAATGGATGGTGGAGAGAACAAGCTGCTCGTCATCGCGATTAGGTGCCTCGACACTAGTCACACTTCCGTCTGGCGGTTCCAAGGCAAGATCTGAGAGAAACTCATCCACTCCCGGATAGCCTGCCGCGATGGTCTGCAAATGGTCGAGGTCCCTCGTTCTCTTGGGATAATCGTCGTACTGTTCCTTTAAGATCGGGAAATAATACTCGTAGATCTGGCTCACCTTCTCAGCTGGTCCGACATTCTGGGCCTTGGTCAAACTCTCAAGGGTGAGCGACAAACTCTTTAAGCCTGCTCCGGATCTCCCTCCGACCTCGCGAAGCACTCGGTAAGGCTCGTCTGATTTCACAAGGGCCGCGAGCAGATCCTTCACTTTCTTCGGTCCGACACCTTCGATCAGCATGAGCACGCGATGCCAACTCACCGTATCAAGAGGATTGACCACGACTCGCAGATGCGCCAACAAATCCTTCACGTGTGCCGTCTCAATGAACTTCACCCCGCCGCGCTTGACAAAAGGCAGCCCGTGGCGTGACAGCTCGATTTCCAGATCGAACGAATGAAAGCTCGAGCGAAACAGCACCGCTACTTCATCGAGAGGCACTCCTTCCTCTCGCAACTCTAGAATGCGCTGTGCGACGAATCGAGATTGCGCGTGTTCACCGGTCGCTTCCGCGAGTGCTGGAGGCGGCCCTTCAAGTTTTCTCGTAAATAGATGCTTGGTGTACTTCTCCGGCGCCGCATCGATGATCGCGTTGGCAAGATGTAAGATCGGCTGCGTGCTGCGATAGTTTTCTTCGAGTTTATAAATGACCGCTCCGGGAAAGAGAGACGGGAACTCCATAATATTCCTGAACGTCGCACCGCGGAACGCATAAATCGATTGCGAATCATCGCCAACCACCATCACGTTCTGGTGCGTGGCTGCGAGTAGGCGAATCAACTCTCCCTGCAAACGGTTTGTGTCTTGATACTCGTCGACGAGAATATACCGGTACAACGAGGCGATAGACTGTCTCGCCATATCATGCTGCATCAGCAGCTGCCGCAGCAGCACAAGTAAGTCGTCATAATCCACCAGTTGCTTCTGACGTTTGGCCGTCTGATATCCCTGCTTAAGCCGGTCCAGGTCATCAAGATGATCGGCAAAATGGCTAAACTCCTCCAGCAGGATTTCATCGAGCGGGCGCAGTGTATTTTCAGCCTTGCTAAAGATCTCGGCGATAGTCCCCTTCCGTGGAAACCGCTTGTCTTTTTCATTGAGCCCGAGCTGAGACCGGACCAGAGCGATGAGGTCCTCAGCATCACTTCGGTCGAGGATGGTAAAACCCGGCTCGAGACCGATCTGGCGACCAAATCGCCTGAGCAACGTATTGGCGACCGAGTGAAACGTGCCTCCGCAGACACGCTCGCTGCGCCCCCCGATCAGCGCTCCCACACGCTCAAGCATCTCCTGCGCGGATTTCCGGGTAAAGGTCAGTAACAGGATGCTGGCAGGATCCACACCCGAGTCGATTAAATAGGCAACGCGGTACACCAGCGTTCGAGTTTTGCCGCTGCCAGCGCCAGCGATCACGAGCGCCGGTCCGTCGCCGGCCGTCACCGCCGCATGTTGTTGGGGGTTCAACTCCGCCGCGTAGTTGATTGAAAGCCGTCGCGGTGTCGCCTCATCCGACGAACGCTTCAGTACATAGGGAGTAATATTTCGGCTCATGTCAATAATCAGGAAGTAGTCGCGCTGTATAACATACCACCCAGTGTCTTTCAACGAACAGTCGATGGACAAGGAGGAGAAGGTAGCAAATGCGGTCAGCAGCTGACGCAACAATTGATCATGGGGGCGCCCCTTGGAGACTCAAGCGGGACTTGTATATAATGATGACGTTTATCACGAGGGCGTAATGTCAGCCACAAAAAGTGCCTACAGCCCGCAACTTCGCACGATTGCCGAATTGATGCTCGCCGTGGCGGGGGAGTCCGTAACCATGATGAAACGGAATGCACCCCAACTGGCATTGAAGCTCAAGCGTCAAACCGAATGGAAAATCTATTTGGAATTCCTCAAGGTCATGTTTAATCTGACTGATCGCTTGTCAGTCCTACATGTCCCTCTCAAAGACCAACCGGAATTCATGAACGACCTGGAAGACGCCGTCGCGCTGCAGTTAAAAACCGTCCTCGAGCCCGCGTTCGCATCCGGCGCCGACCAGACAGAAATTATGCTGACCATCAGCGGAGCCGTGGCGGAGAGCCGTCAGACCTACGAGAAATATCGATTTCTGATCACCGAGGACAGGACCGCCAAAAACGATCTCTTGAAAGATTTTGGCGATCGTGTTGCTGATGTCATGGGCGCTGCGGGTGACGGGCAGGTCTCTTCTGCCGCAACACTCTGCGTCAGCGCTGTCATTCCAGCTCTTACGTCCATCTTGGCTGGCGACGCCCCGCCAACCCAAGACGCTTCGCAGGTGATTCAGAATCAGTCGTCAAGCCCAACTGAAAAGCCGGCGGCCTCGATTCCCAAAGGCCCCATCGGCAACGAAATCAAACTCGTCAGCGTGATGTCCAGCGTCGCCGGAGAAGAAGTGGAAACCCGATGGGGCCTCCATCCGCGATTCCGCCAGGATTTGAAACCGGACGAAGTCCAGCAGTTGACTAAACTGATGAACCGAGTTGCGAAAATCCTTGGCGAACGCTATGCCAGCGTGGCATTCTCCGATGAGTGGGCGTCATGGCATAAGGCCGGTCACGCCTAGTCGTACTCACCTCTGAACGTGACGCATTTCTTGTCTCACTGACACACGACAGGGAGGTTTCGTGGACAGCCAACATCAGACAGTATCTCTTCCGAACGGCTTTCCGTCCGGATTGACGCGTCTGTCGGAGCTCGCACAGAACTTATGGTGGAGTTGGACTCCTGAAGCGCGGCGGCTCTTTGAAGTGATCGACCCGACCCTCTGGGTCCTTTGTCACCACAACCCCGTCAAGCTCCTAACCGAGGTGAAGCCGGAGCGTCTCACGCAGCTAGCCGAAGATCCAAGTTATGTGCGTCAGTATTCGGCCGTGCTGAAACTGTTCGACCAGTACCACCGGAACGGACGGAGTTGGTTCAAGTCGCAGCACCCCGAGTTAGCCGATGCCACGGTCGCGTATTTCTCCGCCGAATTCGGACTCCATAGTTCTATTCCGATCTACAGCGGCGGTCTGGGAATCTTGGCGGGTGACCATTGCAAGGAGGCCAGCGACCTGGGTGTCCCACTGGTCGGAATCGGGTTTATGTACCCGCAAGGCTATTTCCGACAACGAATCACCGCGGAAGGGTGGCAAGAAGCCGCCTATGCCCCGTTCGATCGAGATGACTCGCCTATCCGTCCAGCCCTCACACCATCAGGTACTCCATGTCGAATCACCGTCGAGATGGGAGATCGAATTGTCGCGGCCATTGTCTGGAAAGTGCTCGTCGGTCGAGTCGCGCTCTATCTG
The sequence above is a segment of the Nitrospiraceae bacterium genome. Coding sequences within it:
- a CDS encoding GTP-binding protein, translated to MAKAKFERRKPHVNIGTIGHVDHGKTTLTAALTKVCADKGLAKFVS
- a CDS encoding ATP-dependent helicase — encoded protein: MSRNITPYVLKRSSDEATPRRLSINYAAELNPQQHAAVTAGDGPALVIAGAGSGKTRTLVYRVAYLIDSGVDPASILLLTFTRKSAQEMLERVGALIGGRSERVCGGTFHSVANTLLRRFGRQIGLEPGFTILDRSDAEDLIALVRSQLGLNEKDKRFPRKGTIAEIFSKAENTLRPLDEILLEEFSHFADHLDDLDRLKQGYQTAKRQKQLVDYDDLLVLLRQLLMQHDMARQSIASLYRYILVDEYQDTNRLQGELIRLLAATHQNVMVVGDDSQSIYAFRGATFRNIMEFPSLFPGAVIYKLEENYRSTQPILHLANAIIDAAPEKYTKHLFTRKLEGPPPALAEATGEHAQSRFVAQRILELREEGVPLDEVAVLFRSSFHSFDLEIELSRHGLPFVKRGGVKFIETAHVKDLLAHLRVVVNPLDTVSWHRVLMLIEGVGPKKVKDLLAALVKSDEPYRVLREVGGRSGAGLKSLSLTLESLTKAQNVGPAEKVSQIYEYYFPILKEQYDDYPKRTRDLDHLQTIAAGYPGVDEFLSDLALEPPDGSVTSVEAPNRDDEQLVLSTIHSAKGLEWQCVFVIWLVDGKFPSPYSFVTDEELEEERRLFYVAVTRAKRYLYLTYPINVFDKGSGMLLSKPTRFLDHVSPALFDQLTLVEEDQRSGWGDYHSRY